A stretch of DNA from Pseudomonas sp. HN11:
GCCAGTTTTGCCTTGCTGACCTACGCCAGTTGCTGGCTCAAGTGCCACGAACCGGCGGCGTTTGCCTGTGCGCTGATCAACAGTTGGCCCATGGGCTTCTACAGCCCGGACCAGATCCTGCAGGATGCGCGGCGCCATCGCTTGCAGATCCGGCCGGTGGATGTGCAGGCCAGCGACTGGGATTGCAGTCTGGAGCCGATCGACGGTGCACAGCCGGCGATTCGCATGGGCTTGCGGATGATCTCGGGGTTTCGCGAAGAGGACGCGCGGCGCATCGAAGCGGCGCGTCAACGCCGTGCATTCGACGACATTGCCGACCTGGACGACCGCGCCGGGCTGGATGCACGCGCCCAGGCACTGCTGGCGGATTCCGGTGCCTTGCGCGCCCTGGCCGGCAACCGGCACAAGGCGCGTTGGGAGGTGGCTGGCGTGCACAAGCAACTCGGGCTGTTTGCCGGCCTGCCGAGCCCGGACGAAGCCGCAGTGGAGTTGCCTTCGCCCACGGTGGGAGAGGATTTGCATGCCGACTACGCCACGGTCGGCACCACGCTGGGCCCGCATCCGTTGGCGTTGTTGCGTGCTGAACTGCACAAGCGACGCTGCCGCAGTTCGCAGGAACTGATGGCAGTGGAGCATGGGCGCAATGTCAGCGTGGCTGGGTTGGTCACCGGTCGGCAGCGCCCCGGTACGGCCAGCGGGGTGACTTTTGTCACGCTGGAGGATGAGTTCGGCAATCTCAATGTGGTGGTTTGGCGCGATCTGGCAGAACGCCAGCGCCAGGCTCTGGTCGGCTCGCGGCTGCTGAAAGTGGACGGTCGCTGGGAAGCGGTGGGCGAAGTGCGGCACCTGATCGCCGGGCGCCTCACTGACCTGACGCCATTGCTGGAAGGCATCACTGTGCGCAGCCGGGATTTTCATTAAGGCCTGTGGCTTCTGTCGCCATTACCCCCTAAGTTATACGAGATGAAACCATCCGCCCCTGGCGCGCTCCAAATTTTGCGACTGTCTTTTCTCTGCGCAGAGTTCAACCATGCAGTTTTTATCCAACCCCCACGGCTGTGAAGGCTGGGCCGGTGAAATGGCTCAGCGGATCCGCGACTTTGACTGGGCAACCACTGACTTGGGCCCTATTGACCAATGGTCTACCAGCCTGACCTGCACCGTGCAGATGATGCTGGCGTCACCCGTGCCGATGGTGATGCTGTGGGGGCAATGGGGGTACATGATCTACAACGACAGTTACTCGGTATTCGCCGGTGGGCGCCACCCGTATCTGTTGGGTACTCCGGTGGAACTGGGCTGGCCGGAAGTGGCCGAGTTCAACCGCCATGTGGTCGACACCTGCCTGGCGGGCGGTACGTTGTCGTTTAACAACAAAGACTTGGTGTTGTTGCGTAACGGCAAACCGGAAACCGTGTGGCTGGACTTGTATTACAGCCCGGTCGCCGGCGACAACCAGCAACCGGCCGGGGTGCTGGCGATTGTGGTGGAGACCACCGAACTGGTGAAATCCGAACAAGTGCGCCAGGAACTCACGCATAACCTCGAGCAACGGGTTGTCGCTGAAGTGCAGGCGCGTTCCGCTGCCGAGGACCAGTTGCGCCAGTCACAGAAACTCGAAGCCATCGGCGGCCTGACCGGTGGCGTGGCCCACGACTTCAATAACCTGCTGCAGGTGATCGCCGGCAACCTGCATCTGTTGGCCCGTCACGAGCCGAACAACGCGCAGGTACAGCGCCGCGTTGCGGCCGCCATCGCGGCGGTTGAGCGCGGGGCCAAGCTGTCATCGCAATTATTGGCGTTTGCCCGTCGCCAACCGTTGTCACCGGCAGTGTACAACCCGCAACGTATCTACGCGGGCCTTGGCGAGTTGCTGCAGCGTGCGCTGGGGGAAACCATTCATATCGATGTGCAGTTGCCCCAGGACTCGTGGTTTATCAACGTCGACCGCAACCAACTGGAAAATGCGCTGCTCAACCTGGCGATCAATGCCCGGGACGCCATGAAGGGCGAGGGCGTGATTCGTATCACCGGCGAGAACATTATTCTCAACCCGGCCGATTGCGCGGGTAAAAGCATCAAGCCCGGCGAGTATGTGCGCCTGGCCGTCATCGACACGGGGGTCGGCATGTCCGAGGCGACCCTCAAGCGTGCCTTTGAACCCTTTTTCACCACCAAGCGCGAAGGTCACGGCACCGGCTTGGGCCTGAGTATGGTCTTCGGCTTCGTTCGCCAGAGCGGCGGGCATGTGGAAATGTGGAGCGAGGAGGGCAAGGGGTCGGTGGTACAGATGTACTTCCCCCACAGCCTGGAGCCGGAAAGCCTCGATGTGCATATCGACCAGGTGCCGCAAAGTGGTGGTCAGGAAACCATTCTGGTGGTCGAGGACAATGAAGGCGTGCGCCTGACCGTGGTCGAGTTGCTCGAGCAGTCCGGCTACACAGTGCTCACGGCCGATGATGGCGACCAGGCCATGCTCAAGCTGCAGGCCGGATTACAGCCGGAGCTGATCTTCACCGATGTGGTGATGCCTGGCCGCGTCAAAAGCACCGACTTGGCCGACTGGGCCCGTGCGCAGCATCCTCCCGTGCCGGTGCTGTTCACCTCCGGCCACACCCGCGACATCCTCTCCAGCAACCACTTGCTGAGTGCCGACATTCATCTGCTGAGCAAACCCTACAGCCCCGAAGCCTTGACGCAACGGGTGCGCAGCGTGCTCACCGCCCGACAAGGTTGTCCATGACTTCACCGCGCAACATTCCCCCGATCACTGCCCAGCCATCCGGTTTCGTCCGCGTGCGCGGCGCCCGCGAACACAACCTGCGTAACGTCGATGTGGATATTCCCCGGGATGCCCTGGTGGTATTTACCGGCGTGTCGGGTTCCGGCAAGTCGTCCCTGGCGTTTTCCACGGTATATGCCGAGGCGCAACGGCGTTATTTCGAGTCGGTGGCGCCGTATGCGCGGCGGCTGATCGACCAAGTGGGCGTGCCGGACGTGGACAGCATCGAAGGCCTGCCGCCCGCCGTGGCCCTGCAACAGCAGCGCGGTACGCCGAGTGCGCGCTCGTCGGTGGGCAGCGTGACGACGTTGTCGAGCCTGATCCGCATGCTGTATTCCCGAGCCGGCAGTTATCCGCCGGGGCAGGCGATGCTGTATGCCGAGGACTTCTCACCGAACCTGCCTCAAGGTGCCTGCCCGCAATGCCATGGCCTGGGCCGTGTGTATGAAGTGACCGAGGCGCTGATGGTGCCGGACCCTTCGTTGAGCATCCGCCAACGCGCGGTGGCGTCCTGGCCATTGGCGTGGCAAGGCCAGAACCAGCGCGACATCCTGGTGACCCTGGGCTACGACGTGGATATCCCCTGGCGCGACC
This window harbors:
- a CDS encoding ATP-binding protein; the protein is MQFLSNPHGCEGWAGEMAQRIRDFDWATTDLGPIDQWSTSLTCTVQMMLASPVPMVMLWGQWGYMIYNDSYSVFAGGRHPYLLGTPVELGWPEVAEFNRHVVDTCLAGGTLSFNNKDLVLLRNGKPETVWLDLYYSPVAGDNQQPAGVLAIVVETTELVKSEQVRQELTHNLEQRVVAEVQARSAAEDQLRQSQKLEAIGGLTGGVAHDFNNLLQVIAGNLHLLARHEPNNAQVQRRVAAAIAAVERGAKLSSQLLAFARRQPLSPAVYNPQRIYAGLGELLQRALGETIHIDVQLPQDSWFINVDRNQLENALLNLAINARDAMKGEGVIRITGENIILNPADCAGKSIKPGEYVRLAVIDTGVGMSEATLKRAFEPFFTTKREGHGTGLGLSMVFGFVRQSGGHVEMWSEEGKGSVVQMYFPHSLEPESLDVHIDQVPQSGGQETILVVEDNEGVRLTVVELLEQSGYTVLTADDGDQAMLKLQAGLQPELIFTDVVMPGRVKSTDLADWARAQHPPVPVLFTSGHTRDILSSNHLLSADIHLLSKPYSPEALTQRVRSVLTARQGCP